The following coding sequences are from one Lagopus muta isolate bLagMut1 chromosome 33, bLagMut1 primary, whole genome shotgun sequence window:
- the CENPA gene encoding histone H3-like centromeric protein A — protein sequence MPRPKPRSPRRRGRPPPAAPPPPPPPARPRARRYRPGQRALREIRRYQSSTALLLRRQPFARVVREICLLFTRGVDYKWQAMALLALQEAAEAFLVHLLEDAYLCSLHARRVTLYPKDLQLARRLRGLQGEGF from the exons ATGCCGCGGCCCAAACCGCGCAGCCCCCGGCGCCGGggccgccccccccccgccgccccgccgccgccgccgcctcccgcgcGGCCCCGCG CCCGCCGGTACCGGCCCGGTCAGAGGGCGCTGCGGGAGATCCGTCGCTATCAGAGCAGCACCGCTCTGCTGCTGCGCCGCCAGCCCTTCGCGCGCGTG GTGCGGGAGATCTGCCTGCTCTTCACGCGGGGCGTGGACTACAAGTGGCAGGCTATGGCCCTATTGGCCCTACAGGAG gcagcagaggcGTTCCTGGTGCATCTGCTGgaggatgcctacctgtgctcGCTGCATGCGCGCCGCGTCACGCTGTACCCCAAGGACCTGCAGCTGGCACGGCGCCTgcgggggctgcagggggagggGTTCTGA
- the LOC125686259 gene encoding LOW QUALITY PROTEIN: steroid 21-hydroxylase (The sequence of the model RefSeq protein was modified relative to this genomic sequence to represent the inferred CDS: deleted 1 base in 1 codon), with protein MSVVMLLLLFLLALIWGGSARGGGAPWGGALHLLHPGGPQHLHILTRTYGDPLCLRLGGREVVVLSSAAAIREALARRWGDFVGRPHSYLASLVSRGGQDLALGDASPEWRRQRGATRGALARAVRHLEPLLELQGWALCQELSSYGAAPVDLFEAFAFHTCSTICRLAFGDLMPPEAEVRSFTRCVVELLEVWGWASVRALDVLPPLRVLPNPGLRELLRLVERRDAFVETQIRCHQGCTSPPRDTVLGALLGGDPTVPMGPLGGDRLHMALVDLFIGGTETTAAALLWAVAFLLHHPQVQDRVRAELHQVLGPTGTPKPGDMGRLPLLRATVTETLRLRPPAPLALPHCARRHSSIAGIPVPAGSIVIPNLFAAHHDPKIWDRPAEFLPERFLQPGAPWRALLPFGCGARSCVGEALARAELFVFLGFILQRFRLEPPSDGALPHLGVTAGTVLRCAPFRVRLVPCPPHSS; from the exons ATGTCGGTGGtgatgcttctgctgctgttcctcctgGCCCTGATCTGGGGGGGGTCAGCCagg ggggggggggcaccATGGGGGGGGGCCCTGCACCTCCTGCACCCAGGAGGGCCACAGCACCTCCACATCCTCACCCGGACCTACGGGGACCCCTTGTGTCTGCGCTTGGGGGGGCGTG aggtggtggtgctgagctctgcagctgccatccGTGAGGCGCTGGCACGGCGCTGGGGGGACTTTGTGGGACGCCCCCACAGTTACCTGG CGTCCTTGGTGTCACGGGGGGGGCAGGACCTGGCGCTGGGGGACGCATCCCCAGAGTGGCGGCGGCAGCGGGGGGCAACGCGGGGAGCACTGGCGCGGGCTGTGAGACACCTGGAGCctctcctggagctgcagggctgggcgcTGTGCCAG GAGCTGAGCTCTTACGGGGCTGCCCCAGTGGACCTCTTTGAGGCGTTCGCGTTCCACACCTGCAGCACCATCTGCCGCCTCGCCTTCGGGGACCTG ATGCCCCCCGAGGCAGAGGTGCGCTCCTTTACACGCTGTGTGGTGGAACTGCtggaggtgtggggctgggccAGTGTGCGGGCACTGGATGTGCTGCCTCCACTAAGG GTGCTGCCCAACCCAGGGCTGCGGGAGCTGCTGCGCCTGGTGGAGCGCCGTGACGCCTTCGTGGAGACCCAGATCCGATGTCACcag GGCTGCACATCCCCCCCTAGGGACACAGTGCTGGGGGCACTGCTGGGGGGAGaccccactgtccccatggGGCCGCTGGGGGGGGACCGCCTGCACATGGCCCTTGTGGACCTCTTCATCGGTGGCACCGAAACGACAGcggcagctctgctgtgggctgtggcCTTCCTGCTGCACCACCCCCAG GTGCAGGACCGAGTGCGTGCAGAGCTGCACCAGGTGCTGGGCCCCACGGGGACCCCAAAGCCAGGGGACATGGGACGACTGCCGCTGCTCCGTGCTACCGTCACCGAGACCCTGCGCCTGCGGCCCCCCGCGCCTCTCGCACTGCCCCACTGCGCCCGGCGCCACTCCAG CATTGCAGGAATTCCAGTGCCCGCGGGATCCATTGTTATCCCAAACCTCTTCGCTGCACACCATGACCCCAAGATCTGGGACCGTCCTGCTGAGTTCCTGCCCG AGCGGTTCCTGCAACCAGGGGCCCCCTGGCGAGCGCTGCTGCCCTTTGGTTGTGGGGCACGCTCGTGTGTGGGGGAGGCGCTGGCTCGGGCAGAGCTCTTTGTGTTTTTGGGGTTCATCCTACAGCGATTCCGCCTGGAGCCGCCTTCTGATGGGGCTCTGCCCCACTTGGGGGTCACCGCCGGCACCGTGCTGCGCTGCGCCCCGTTCCGTGTGCGCCTCGTGCCCTGCCCGCCCCATAGCTCCTGA